One genomic window of Pseudomonas aeruginosa includes the following:
- a CDS encoding GNAT family N-acetyltransferase — MSRRAPMFKPLPITLQRGALRLEPLVEADIPELVSLAEANREALQYMDGPTRPDWYRQSLAEQREGRALPLAVRLGVQLVGTTRFAEFLPALPACEIGWTWLDQAQHGSGLNRMIKYLMLKHAFDNLRIVRVQLSTAASNLRAQGAIDKLGAQREGVLRNHRRLAGGRLDDTFVYSITDHEWPQVKAALEASFTG, encoded by the coding sequence ATGTCGAGGAGGGCGCCCATGTTCAAGCCGCTACCGATCACCCTGCAGCGCGGAGCCTTGCGTCTCGAGCCGCTGGTGGAAGCGGACATTCCCGAGCTGGTGAGCCTCGCCGAAGCCAACCGCGAGGCGCTGCAGTACATGGACGGACCGACGCGGCCGGACTGGTACCGCCAGAGCCTCGCCGAGCAGCGCGAGGGCAGGGCGTTGCCGCTCGCCGTCCGCCTCGGTGTGCAACTGGTCGGGACCACGCGCTTCGCCGAGTTCCTTCCCGCCTTGCCGGCCTGCGAGATCGGCTGGACCTGGCTCGACCAGGCCCAGCACGGCAGCGGCCTGAACCGCATGATCAAGTACCTGATGCTCAAGCATGCCTTCGACAACCTGCGCATAGTCCGCGTGCAGCTCAGCACGGCGGCGAGCAACCTGCGCGCCCAGGGCGCCATCGACAAGCTCGGCGCGCAGCGCGAGGGCGTGCTGCGCAACCACCGGCGGCTGGCCGGCGGGCGGCTAGACGACACCTTCGTCTACAGCATCACCGACCACGAATGGCCGCAGGTCAAGGCGGCGCTGGAAGCCAGCTTCACCGGCTGA
- a CDS encoding bile acid:sodium symporter family protein translates to MRALTALSRFVSASFPFWVLLFAILAFFRPAWFLPLTVAIAPLLGLVMFGMGLTLKGEDFREVARHPIRVLIGVLAQFVIMPGLAWLLCRLLQLPAEIAVGVILVGCCPGGTASNVMTWLSRGDVALSVAITSVTTLLAPLVTPALVWLLASAWLPVSFAAMFLSILQVVLVPIALGLLAQRLLGERTRQVAEVLPLVSVFSIVVIIAAVVAASQARIAESGLLIMAVVMLHNGFGLSLGYLTGKLTGMPLAQRKALAIEVGMQNSGLGAALANAHFSPLAAVPSALFSVWHNLSGSLLAALFRRMEDTPR, encoded by the coding sequence ATGCGTGCCCTGACCGCCCTGAGCCGTTTCGTCAGCGCCAGCTTCCCGTTCTGGGTCCTGCTGTTCGCCATCCTCGCCTTCTTCCGGCCGGCCTGGTTCCTCCCGCTCACCGTCGCCATCGCGCCGCTGCTCGGCCTGGTGATGTTCGGCATGGGCCTGACGCTCAAGGGCGAAGACTTCCGCGAGGTCGCCCGGCACCCCATACGGGTGCTGATCGGCGTGCTGGCCCAGTTCGTCATCATGCCCGGCCTGGCCTGGTTGCTCTGTCGCCTGTTGCAGTTGCCGGCGGAGATCGCGGTGGGCGTGATCCTGGTCGGCTGCTGCCCCGGCGGCACCGCTTCCAACGTGATGACCTGGCTGTCCCGTGGCGATGTCGCCCTGTCGGTGGCGATCACCTCGGTGACCACCCTGCTCGCCCCGCTGGTCACGCCGGCGCTGGTCTGGCTGCTGGCCTCGGCCTGGCTGCCGGTGTCGTTCGCGGCGATGTTCCTGTCGATCCTCCAGGTGGTGCTGGTGCCCATCGCCCTCGGCCTGCTGGCACAGCGCCTGCTCGGCGAGCGCACCCGACAGGTGGCGGAGGTGCTGCCGCTGGTCTCGGTATTCAGCATCGTGGTGATCATCGCCGCGGTGGTGGCCGCCAGCCAGGCGCGGATCGCCGAGTCCGGCCTGCTGATCATGGCCGTGGTGATGCTGCACAACGGCTTCGGCCTGTCGCTCGGCTATCTCACCGGCAAGCTGACCGGCATGCCGCTGGCACAGCGCAAGGCCCTGGCCATCGAAGTCGGCATGCAGAACTCGGGGCTCGGCGCGGCGCTGGCCAACGCCCATTTCTCGCCCCTGGCAGCGGTGCCCAGCGCGCTGTTCAGCGTCTGGCACAATCTCTCCGGTTCGCTGCTGGCCGCCCTGTTCCGGCGCATGGAAGATACGCCGCGTTGA
- a CDS encoding PAS domain-containing hybrid sensor histidine kinase/response regulator: MSLSIGLIAVVALVYMAILFAIAFYGDRRRTPLSPRLRAWVYSLSLAVYCTSWTFFGAVGQATDQLWSFLPIYLGPVLLMLFAPWVLQKMIMISKQENITSIADFIAARYGKSQALAVVVALICMVGVLPYIALQLKGIVLGVNLLIGSGADSTGTRAQDTALIVSLVLALFTIVFGTRSLDVTEHHRGMVLAIAFESLVKLTAFLAVGIFVTFGLYDGFADLFSQARAAPQLADYWEETVHWPAMLLQTGVAMTAIMCLPRQFHVTVVENIEPRDLNLARWVFPIYLVLAALFVVPIALAGQLHLPAGVMPDSFVISLPLAEAHPALALLAFIGGASAATGMVIVASVALSTMVSNDMLLPWLLRRREKDTERPFEAFRHWLLTVRRVSIAVILLLAYVAYRLLGSSASLATIGQIAFAAIAQLGPAMIGALYWKQANRRGVFAGLAAGSLLWAYTLVLPVVAKGLGWPLERIPGLTWLASNPFGLPIEPLTQGVLISLVGNFALFGLVSVLSRTRVSEHWQASRFIGQEISQRQNSRFMLAVQVEDLLMLAARFVGEERARQSFIRFAYRQGKGFTPNQTANNEWIAHTERLLAGVLGASSARAVVKAAIEGREMQVEDVVRIADEASEVLQFNRALLQGAIENITQGISVVDQSLRLVAWNHRYLELFEYPDGLIYVGRPIADIIRYNADRGLCGPGDPDMHVAKRLYWMRQGTPHTSERLFPNGRVIELIGNPMPGGGFVMSFTDITAYREAEQGLKGANESLEQRVQERTQELSQLNQELSEAKSNAEAANQSKTRFLAAVSHDLMQPLNAARLFSAALAHQDALPGEVRDLVQHLDSSLRSAEDLITDLLDISRLESGRVSAERNPFPLNNLYDALGVEFKALAQEQGLHFRLRGSQLRVDSDIKLLRRILQNFLTNAFRYAKGHVLLGVRREDGYLRLEVWDQGPGIPPDKQKVIFEEFKRLDSHQTRAEKGLGLGLAIADRLCKVLGHPLEVRSWPGKGSVFSVRVPLARQAPPALANGHKAEPAQALNGAQVLCVDNEDSILAGMNSLLSRWGCQVWTARSREECATLLDSEMRPQLALIDYHLDDGETGTQLMAWLRTRLGEPVPGVVISADARPELVAEIHAAGLDYLSKPVKPAALRALLSRHLSLR; encoded by the coding sequence ATGTCGCTGTCCATCGGGCTGATCGCCGTGGTCGCCCTGGTCTACATGGCCATCCTGTTCGCCATCGCCTTCTATGGCGACCGTCGCCGCACCCCGCTCTCACCCCGCCTGCGCGCCTGGGTCTACAGCCTCTCCCTGGCAGTGTACTGCACCAGCTGGACCTTCTTCGGCGCGGTCGGCCAGGCCACCGACCAGCTCTGGTCGTTCCTGCCGATCTACCTCGGACCGGTGTTGCTGATGCTGTTCGCGCCCTGGGTGCTGCAGAAGATGATCATGATCAGCAAGCAGGAGAACATCACCTCCATCGCCGACTTCATCGCCGCCCGCTACGGCAAGTCGCAGGCACTGGCGGTGGTGGTGGCGCTGATCTGCATGGTCGGCGTGCTGCCCTACATCGCCCTGCAACTGAAAGGTATCGTCCTCGGGGTGAACCTGCTGATCGGCTCCGGCGCCGACTCCACCGGTACCCGCGCCCAGGACACGGCGCTGATCGTGTCGCTGGTGCTGGCGCTGTTCACCATCGTCTTCGGTACCCGCAGCCTGGATGTCACCGAACACCACCGCGGCATGGTCCTGGCCATCGCCTTCGAGTCGCTGGTCAAGCTCACCGCCTTCCTCGCCGTGGGCATCTTCGTCACCTTCGGCCTCTACGACGGCTTCGCCGATCTCTTCTCCCAGGCCCGCGCCGCGCCGCAGTTGGCCGACTACTGGGAAGAGACCGTGCACTGGCCGGCGATGCTGCTGCAGACCGGCGTGGCGATGACCGCGATCATGTGCCTGCCGCGGCAATTCCACGTCACCGTGGTGGAGAACATCGAGCCGCGCGACCTCAACCTGGCGCGCTGGGTGTTCCCCATCTACCTGGTGCTGGCCGCGTTGTTCGTGGTGCCGATCGCCCTCGCCGGCCAATTGCACCTGCCCGCCGGGGTAATGCCGGACTCCTTCGTCATCAGCCTGCCGCTGGCCGAGGCGCACCCGGCGCTGGCCCTGCTGGCATTCATTGGCGGCGCCTCGGCCGCCACCGGAATGGTCATCGTCGCCAGCGTCGCGCTGTCGACCATGGTCTCCAACGACATGCTCCTGCCGTGGCTGCTGCGACGCCGGGAAAAGGACACCGAACGGCCCTTCGAGGCCTTCCGTCACTGGCTGCTGACCGTACGCCGGGTGAGCATCGCGGTGATCCTGCTGCTCGCCTACGTGGCCTACCGCCTGCTCGGCTCCAGCGCCAGCCTGGCGACCATCGGCCAGATCGCCTTCGCCGCCATCGCCCAGCTCGGCCCGGCGATGATCGGCGCGCTGTACTGGAAACAGGCCAACCGCCGCGGGGTCTTCGCCGGCCTCGCCGCCGGCTCGCTGCTGTGGGCCTATACGCTGGTCCTGCCGGTGGTGGCCAAGGGCCTCGGCTGGCCGCTGGAGCGCATCCCCGGCCTGACCTGGCTGGCAAGCAATCCCTTCGGCCTGCCGATCGAGCCGCTGACCCAGGGCGTGCTGATCTCGCTGGTCGGCAACTTCGCCCTGTTCGGCCTGGTCTCGGTGCTCTCGCGCACCCGCGTGTCCGAGCACTGGCAGGCCAGCCGCTTCATCGGCCAGGAGATCTCCCAGCGGCAGAACTCGCGCTTCATGCTCGCGGTGCAGGTGGAAGACCTGCTGATGCTCGCCGCGCGTTTCGTCGGCGAGGAACGCGCGCGGCAAAGCTTCATCCGCTTCGCCTACCGCCAGGGCAAGGGCTTCACCCCGAACCAGACCGCCAACAACGAGTGGATCGCGCACACCGAGCGCCTGCTCGCCGGGGTCCTCGGCGCGTCCTCGGCGCGGGCGGTGGTGAAGGCCGCCATCGAAGGGCGCGAGATGCAGGTGGAGGACGTGGTGCGGATCGCCGACGAAGCCTCCGAGGTGCTGCAATTCAACCGCGCCCTGCTGCAGGGCGCGATCGAGAACATCACCCAGGGCATCAGCGTGGTCGACCAGTCGCTGCGCCTGGTGGCCTGGAACCACCGCTACCTGGAGCTGTTCGAGTACCCGGACGGGCTGATCTACGTCGGCCGGCCGATCGCCGACATCATCCGCTACAACGCCGATCGCGGCCTGTGCGGGCCCGGCGATCCGGACATGCACGTGGCCAAGCGCCTGTACTGGATGCGCCAGGGCACTCCGCACACCTCCGAGCGGCTGTTCCCCAACGGCCGGGTCATCGAGCTGATCGGCAACCCGATGCCCGGCGGCGGCTTCGTCATGAGCTTCACCGATATCACCGCCTACCGCGAGGCCGAACAGGGCCTCAAGGGCGCCAACGAGTCGCTGGAACAGCGGGTCCAGGAGCGTACCCAGGAACTTTCGCAGTTGAACCAGGAACTCAGCGAGGCGAAGAGCAACGCCGAGGCCGCCAACCAGTCGAAGACCCGCTTCCTCGCCGCCGTCAGCCACGACCTGATGCAGCCGCTGAACGCCGCGCGGCTGTTCTCCGCCGCCCTCGCCCACCAGGACGCGCTGCCCGGCGAGGTCCGCGACCTGGTGCAGCACCTCGACTCGTCGCTGCGTTCCGCCGAGGACCTGATCACCGACCTGCTGGACATCTCGCGCCTGGAAAGCGGCCGGGTCAGCGCCGAACGCAACCCGTTCCCGCTGAACAACCTCTACGATGCCCTCGGCGTCGAGTTCAAGGCGCTGGCCCAGGAACAGGGCCTGCATTTCCGCCTGCGCGGCAGTCAGCTGCGGGTGGACAGCGACATCAAGCTGCTGCGGCGCATCCTGCAGAACTTCCTGACCAACGCTTTCCGCTACGCCAAGGGCCACGTGCTGCTCGGCGTGCGCCGCGAGGACGGCTACCTGCGCCTGGAGGTCTGGGACCAGGGGCCGGGCATCCCACCGGACAAGCAGAAAGTCATCTTCGAAGAGTTCAAGCGCCTGGACAGCCACCAGACCCGCGCGGAGAAAGGCCTCGGTCTCGGCCTGGCGATCGCCGACCGGCTCTGCAAGGTCCTCGGCCATCCGCTGGAAGTACGTTCCTGGCCGGGCAAGGGCAGCGTCTTCAGCGTCCGCGTACCGCTGGCGCGGCAGGCGCCGCCGGCCCTGGCCAACGGCCACAAGGCCGAACCGGCGCAGGCGCTGAACGGCGCCCAGGTGCTCTGCGTGGACAACGAGGACAGCATCCTCGCCGGCATGAACAGCCTGCTCAGCCGCTGGGGCTGCCAGGTCTGGACCGCGCGCAGCCGCGAGGAATGCGCCACGCTGCTGGACAGCGAGATGCGCCCGCAACTGGCGTTGATCGACTATCACCTGGACGACGGCGAGACCGGTACGCAATTGATGGCCTGGCTGCGCACGCGCCTGGGCGAGCCGGTGCCGGGCGTGGTGATCAGCGCCGACGCGCGGCCGGAACTGGTGGCGGAGATCCACGCCGCCGGCCTCGACTACCTGTCCAAGCCGGTCAAGCCGGCCGCGTTGCGGGCCCTGCTCAGCCGCCATCTGAGCCTGCGCTGA
- the sugE gene encoding quaternary ammonium compound efflux SMR transporter SugE, with protein MSWIILFFAGLFEVGWAVGLKYTEGFSKPLPTVLTALAMLVSLGLLGLAMKHLPLGTAYAVWTGVGAVGTVIAGIVLFGESMALLRLASVALIVCGLVGLKLSH; from the coding sequence ATGTCCTGGATCATCCTGTTTTTCGCCGGCCTGTTCGAAGTGGGCTGGGCCGTTGGTCTGAAATACACCGAAGGCTTCAGCAAGCCGCTTCCCACGGTCCTCACGGCGCTCGCCATGCTGGTCAGCCTGGGCCTGCTCGGCCTGGCCATGAAGCACCTGCCGCTGGGCACCGCCTATGCCGTCTGGACCGGGGTCGGCGCGGTCGGCACGGTAATCGCCGGGATCGTCCTGTTCGGCGAATCCATGGCATTGCTGCGCCTGGCCAGCGTCGCGCTGATCGTCTGCGGACTGGTCGGCCTCAAGCTGAGCCATTAG
- a CDS encoding cold-shock protein, whose protein sequence is MSNRQNGTVKWFNDAKGFGFITPESGNDLFVHFRSIQGTGFKSLQEGQKVSFVVVNGQKGLQADEVQVV, encoded by the coding sequence ATGTCGAATCGTCAGAACGGCACCGTAAAATGGTTCAACGACGCCAAAGGCTTCGGCTTCATCACCCCGGAAAGCGGTAACGACCTGTTCGTTCACTTCCGTTCCATCCAGGGCACCGGCTTCAAGAGCCTGCAGGAAGGCCAGAAGGTTTCCTTCGTGGTCGTCAACGGCCAGAAAGGCCTGCAAGCCGACGAAGTACAAGTTGTCTAA
- a CDS encoding MFS transporter, which translates to MTQHSQFALLGKRRFLPFFITQLLGAFNDNIFKQSLILAILYHLSVSGDRSLLVNLCALLFILPFFLFSALGGQFGEKYNKDALMRALKLAEVGIMLVGAAGFVFGSLPLMFVALFAMGTHSALFGPVKYSILPQHLHEDELVGGNALVEMGTFLAILAGTIGAGVLMSHAHYAAAVATAVVLVAACGYLASRGIPRAAAALPGLKLDWNIFAQSWSILRLGLGQRPAVSRSLVGNSWFWFLGAVYLTQIPTFAKEWLHGDESVVTLILTVFSVGIALGSMLCEKLSGRKVEIGLVPFGSIGLTVFGILLWWHAGGIPPGEAPYDWLAVLRHHETWAVLADILFIGIFGGFYIVPLYALIQARTDEDKRARVIAANNILNALFMVAAALVSILFLSVAKLSIPQLFLALSLMNVAVNVYIFKIVPEFTMRFLVWLLSHTMYRVRHVNLEAIPDEGAAVLVCNHVSYVDALLIAGSIRRPVRFVMYYRIFSLPVLNFVFRTAGAVPIAARHEDEGIYERAFQRIADYLRDGELVCIFPEGKLTADGEMNEFRAGIERIIEETPVPVVPMALQGLWGSFFSRDPNKGFFRRLWSRVSLVAGESVAPGAVERLDLQARVTSLRGEAR; encoded by the coding sequence ATGACCCAACATTCGCAATTCGCCCTGCTGGGCAAGCGGCGTTTCCTGCCGTTCTTCATCACCCAGCTGCTCGGCGCCTTCAACGACAACATCTTCAAGCAGTCGCTGATCCTCGCCATCCTCTATCACCTCAGCGTCAGCGGCGACCGCAGCCTGCTGGTCAACCTCTGCGCACTGCTGTTCATCCTGCCGTTCTTCCTGTTCTCGGCACTGGGCGGACAGTTCGGCGAGAAGTACAACAAGGACGCGCTGATGCGCGCGCTGAAGCTGGCCGAGGTAGGCATCATGCTGGTCGGCGCTGCCGGCTTCGTCTTCGGCAGCCTGCCGCTGATGTTCGTCGCGCTGTTCGCCATGGGCACCCACTCGGCGCTATTTGGCCCGGTGAAGTATTCGATCCTGCCCCAGCACCTGCACGAGGACGAACTGGTCGGCGGCAACGCGCTGGTGGAGATGGGCACCTTCCTGGCGATCCTGGCCGGCACCATCGGCGCCGGCGTGCTGATGTCCCATGCGCATTACGCGGCGGCGGTGGCCACCGCGGTGGTGCTGGTGGCCGCCTGCGGCTACCTGGCCAGCCGCGGCATTCCGCGAGCGGCGGCGGCGCTGCCGGGGTTGAAGCTCGACTGGAACATCTTCGCCCAGTCCTGGAGCATCCTCCGCCTGGGGCTCGGCCAGCGCCCGGCGGTCTCGCGCTCGCTGGTGGGCAACTCCTGGTTCTGGTTCCTCGGCGCGGTCTACCTGACGCAGATCCCGACCTTCGCCAAGGAATGGCTGCACGGCGACGAAAGCGTGGTGACCCTGATCCTCACCGTGTTCTCGGTGGGCATCGCGCTGGGCTCGATGCTGTGCGAGAAGCTTTCCGGTCGCAAGGTGGAGATCGGCCTGGTGCCGTTCGGCTCGATCGGCCTGACCGTCTTCGGCATCCTCCTCTGGTGGCACGCCGGCGGCATTCCCCCAGGCGAGGCGCCCTACGACTGGCTGGCGGTGCTGCGCCACCATGAGACCTGGGCGGTGCTGGCCGACATCCTGTTCATCGGCATTTTCGGCGGCTTCTACATCGTACCGCTGTACGCCCTGATCCAGGCGCGCACCGACGAAGACAAGCGGGCCCGGGTGATCGCCGCCAACAACATCCTCAACGCTCTGTTCATGGTCGCCGCGGCGCTGGTCTCGATCCTCTTCCTCAGCGTCGCCAAGCTGTCGATCCCACAACTGTTCCTCGCCCTGTCGCTGATGAACGTCGCGGTGAACGTGTACATCTTCAAGATCGTCCCGGAGTTCACCATGCGCTTCCTGGTCTGGCTGCTCAGCCACACCATGTACCGGGTCCGGCATGTGAACCTGGAGGCGATCCCGGACGAGGGAGCGGCGGTGCTGGTGTGCAACCACGTCTCGTACGTGGACGCGCTGCTGATCGCCGGCTCGATCCGGCGGCCGGTGCGCTTCGTCATGTACTACAGGATCTTCTCGCTGCCGGTGCTCAACTTCGTCTTCCGCACCGCCGGCGCGGTGCCCATAGCGGCGCGCCACGAGGACGAAGGGATCTACGAACGAGCCTTCCAGCGCATCGCCGACTACCTGAGGGACGGGGAGCTGGTGTGCATCTTCCCTGAGGGCAAGCTGACCGCCGACGGCGAGATGAATGAGTTCCGCGCCGGGATCGAGCGGATCATCGAGGAAACCCCGGTTCCGGTGGTCCCCATGGCGCTGCAGGGCCTGTGGGGCAGCTTCTTCAGCCGCGACCCGAACAAGGGCTTCTTCCGCCGCCTGTGGTCGCGGGTAAGCCTGGTGGCCGGCGAATCGGTGGCGCCGGGGGCGGTGGAGCGCCTCGACCTGCAGGCGCGGGTGACGAGCTTGCGCGGCGAAGCTCGTTGA
- a CDS encoding TonB-dependent receptor family protein — protein MSSVSSLSRLAVAIALGVSMQAAQAEEEAKELGTVTVVGDWLGEADQAVVQNHPGARSVVRRREMLESGAQNVRDVLRKVPGVQVQDNNGTGGSDISLNVGVRGLTSRLSPRSTVMIDGVPAAVAPYGQPQLSMMPLSIGNLESIDVVRGAGSVRYGPQNVGGVINFVTRAIPEKFSGEIGTTIEHAGHGGWKKLNQAFLGGTADNGLGVALLYSGVKGADYRDGNNDNDIDDVLLKTHWQLTDSDQLAANFHYYDAYADMPGGLTQAQYDDDPFQSVRDWDNFRGRRKDFSLKYTRQVDDLTQFEVLTYYSDSFRGSSIAARNLRTITSYPRDYHVFAVEPRVSRIFFAGPTTQEVGIGYRYLKEAMNERASQLALVDNVPTVRPGSDGHTYQDRTGGTEASAFYIDDKIDVGNWTITPGIRFEKIDSDWRDRPVLGLNGKPVQEKKRSKDYNEPLPALSLMYHLSDEWKLFANYSESFGSLQYFQLGQGGSGNDTAAGLEPEKAKTYELGTRYDNGSWGGEITLFYIDFDDELQYVSNDVGWTNLGATKHQGIETSGHYDFAALDPRLDGLSVYGSLTYTRATYEGDIPSFKGRDLPLYSRQVATAGVRYEVDRWTYNLDAFAQSMQRAPGLSTDSQGNFTHNYITEPSADGQYGDIPGYVTWNARVGYDFGPQASNLKLGLGVKNLFDKQYFTRSSDNNSGIYVGQPRTLFMQASVGF, from the coding sequence ATGTCGTCCGTGAGTTCGTTGTCGCGCCTGGCCGTCGCCATCGCGCTGGGTGTGTCCATGCAGGCGGCGCAGGCCGAAGAGGAAGCCAAGGAGCTGGGCACGGTCACCGTGGTCGGCGACTGGCTGGGCGAAGCCGACCAGGCGGTGGTGCAGAACCATCCCGGCGCGCGCAGCGTGGTGCGTCGTCGGGAAATGCTCGAGAGCGGTGCGCAGAACGTCCGCGACGTGCTGCGCAAGGTGCCCGGCGTGCAAGTGCAGGACAACAACGGTACCGGCGGCAGCGACATCTCCCTGAACGTCGGGGTGCGTGGCCTGACTTCACGCCTGTCGCCGCGCTCGACGGTGATGATCGACGGCGTGCCGGCGGCGGTGGCGCCCTACGGCCAGCCGCAGCTGTCGATGATGCCGCTGTCCATCGGCAACCTGGAGAGCATCGACGTCGTGCGCGGCGCCGGCTCGGTGCGCTACGGCCCGCAGAACGTCGGCGGGGTGATCAACTTCGTGACCCGGGCGATTCCGGAGAAGTTCTCCGGCGAAATCGGCACCACCATCGAGCATGCCGGCCACGGCGGCTGGAAGAAGCTCAACCAGGCGTTCCTCGGCGGGACCGCCGACAACGGCCTGGGCGTGGCGCTGCTGTATTCCGGGGTGAAGGGCGCCGACTACCGCGACGGCAACAACGACAACGATATCGACGACGTGCTGCTCAAGACCCATTGGCAGCTCACCGACAGCGACCAGTTGGCGGCCAACTTCCACTACTACGACGCCTACGCCGATATGCCAGGCGGCCTGACCCAGGCGCAGTACGACGACGATCCCTTCCAGTCGGTACGCGACTGGGACAATTTCCGTGGTCGGCGCAAGGACTTCTCGCTGAAGTACACCCGCCAGGTCGACGACCTCACCCAGTTCGAGGTGCTCACCTACTACAGCGACAGTTTCCGCGGCAGCAGCATCGCCGCGCGCAACCTCAGGACCATCACCTCGTACCCGCGCGACTACCATGTGTTCGCGGTGGAGCCGCGGGTCTCGCGGATCTTCTTCGCCGGCCCGACCACCCAGGAGGTCGGCATCGGCTACCGCTACCTGAAGGAAGCGATGAACGAGCGCGCCAGCCAGCTGGCCCTGGTCGACAATGTGCCGACCGTGCGTCCCGGCTCGGACGGCCATACCTACCAGGACCGTACCGGCGGCACCGAGGCCAGCGCCTTCTACATCGACGACAAGATCGATGTTGGCAACTGGACCATCACCCCCGGCATCCGCTTCGAGAAGATCGACAGCGACTGGCGCGACCGCCCGGTGCTCGGCCTGAACGGCAAGCCGGTGCAGGAGAAGAAGCGCAGCAAGGACTACAACGAACCGCTGCCGGCGCTGAGCCTGATGTATCACTTGAGCGACGAGTGGAAGCTGTTCGCCAACTACTCCGAATCGTTCGGCAGCCTGCAGTACTTCCAGCTCGGCCAGGGCGGCAGCGGCAACGATACCGCCGCCGGCCTGGAGCCGGAGAAGGCCAAGACCTACGAACTGGGCACGCGCTACGACAACGGCAGCTGGGGCGGCGAGATCACGCTGTTCTACATCGACTTCGACGACGAGCTGCAGTACGTCAGCAACGACGTCGGCTGGACCAACCTCGGCGCCACCAAGCACCAGGGCATCGAGACTTCCGGCCACTATGACTTCGCCGCTCTCGATCCGCGCCTGGACGGCCTGTCGGTCTACGGCAGCCTCACCTATACCCGCGCCACCTACGAAGGCGACATTCCCTCCTTCAAGGGGCGCGACCTGCCGCTCTACTCGCGCCAGGTGGCCACCGCCGGGGTGCGCTACGAGGTCGACCGCTGGACCTACAACCTCGACGCCTTCGCCCAGTCCATGCAGCGCGCGCCAGGGCTGAGCACCGACAGCCAGGGCAACTTCACCCACAACTACATCACCGAGCCCAGCGCCGACGGCCAGTACGGCGACATTCCCGGCTACGTGACCTGGAATGCCCGCGTCGGCTACGACTTCGGCCCGCAGGCGTCGAACCTGAAGCTCGGACTCGGGGTGAAGAACCTGTTCGACAAGCAGTATTTCACCCGCTCCAGCGACAACAATTCGGGAATCTACGTGGGTCAGCCGCGAACGCTGTTCATGCAGGCCAGCGTCGGTTTCTGA
- a CDS encoding AraC family transcriptional regulator: MPDETSGEHTHFWRAAELGGVELLHARYVEQRFAPHVHSSFALVIIEQGAQRFRHRGGEHLAPLGSMVLINPDEVHTGSKAHDAGWLYRGYYPEMEQIDGILDELEIHHGGVPRFADSVIHDQPLARAFVHLHRLLAEHAGSLETQTRWRETMLALFRRHARLPEAPKAGQEPLAVARARELLAARLLDPPSLEELAAAVNLSPFHFARVFRRATGMPPHAWLRQRRLEQARALLKSGRAPLEVALELGFADQSHLGRQFKQAYGVAPGEYRSACARSSLTTYE, translated from the coding sequence GTGCCGGACGAGACGAGCGGAGAACACACGCATTTCTGGCGCGCCGCCGAACTGGGCGGCGTCGAACTGCTGCACGCGCGCTATGTGGAGCAGCGCTTCGCGCCGCACGTGCACAGCAGCTTCGCCCTAGTCATCATCGAGCAGGGCGCGCAGCGCTTCCGCCATCGTGGCGGCGAGCACCTAGCCCCGCTGGGCAGCATGGTGCTGATCAACCCCGACGAAGTGCACACCGGCTCCAAGGCCCATGATGCCGGTTGGCTCTATCGCGGCTACTACCCGGAAATGGAACAGATCGACGGGATTCTCGACGAGCTGGAAATCCATCATGGCGGCGTGCCGCGTTTCGCCGACAGCGTGATCCACGACCAGCCCCTGGCACGCGCCTTCGTCCACTTGCACCGCCTGCTGGCCGAGCATGCCGGCAGCCTGGAAACCCAGACCCGCTGGCGCGAGACGATGCTCGCCCTGTTCCGTCGCCACGCCCGCCTGCCAGAAGCGCCGAAGGCCGGGCAGGAGCCGTTGGCGGTGGCCCGCGCCCGCGAACTGCTGGCGGCGCGGTTGCTCGATCCGCCTTCTCTGGAGGAACTGGCGGCGGCGGTCAATCTGTCCCCGTTCCATTTTGCCCGGGTCTTCCGTCGCGCCACCGGCATGCCGCCCCACGCCTGGCTCAGACAGCGCCGCCTGGAGCAGGCCAGGGCACTGCTCAAGAGCGGCCGGGCGCCGCTGGAGGTGGCCCTGGAGCTGGGCTTCGCCGACCAGAGCCACCTCGGTCGCCAGTTCAAGCAGGCCTACGGGGTGGCACCGGGTGAATACCGCTCGGCCTGCGCGCGCTCGTCCTTGACGACATACGAATAA